From a single Acidimicrobiales bacterium genomic region:
- the lysA gene encoding diaminopimelate decarboxylase codes for MNRRLLPDTSSVSPDGRLSVGGVDVIELAEDVGTPVFIYDEVHLRARCREAVAAWGEGVAYASKAFLCKAMAALAHEEGMWLEVATGGELFVALAAGVPAGRLVLHGNNKSEEELANAVEVGVGRIVVDSFDEIHRLQRVAAGRRPAVLARITPGVEAHTHEYVRTGQEDSKFGFGLSSGAATEAVERLRASSAVELVGIHAHIGSQVFVVESFVKAVEVLAGFFIPLRLPELCVGGGLGVAYVEGESAPSITEWAAAVHTACDRSGIPPSTRITAEPGRAVVAAGALTVYRVGTIKPLPGLRTYVSVDGGMSDNPRPVLYGSGYEAFLPRATTVERARTVTIVGKHCESGDVLVRDARVPDDLAVGDLLATPVTGAYGHSMASNYNKVPRPPVVFVADGQARVVVRRESCADLARLDV; via the coding sequence GTGAACCGGCGTCTGTTGCCTGACACCTCGTCGGTGTCCCCCGACGGTCGACTCTCCGTCGGTGGGGTCGATGTGATCGAGCTGGCCGAGGACGTCGGCACTCCGGTCTTCATCTATGACGAAGTCCACCTGCGGGCGCGCTGCCGGGAGGCGGTCGCGGCGTGGGGAGAGGGGGTCGCCTATGCCAGCAAGGCTTTTCTCTGCAAGGCCATGGCTGCGCTCGCGCACGAAGAGGGCATGTGGCTCGAGGTTGCGACGGGCGGCGAGCTGTTCGTCGCGCTGGCGGCCGGGGTGCCGGCCGGGCGCCTCGTTCTCCACGGCAACAACAAGTCCGAGGAGGAGCTGGCGAACGCGGTCGAGGTTGGCGTGGGCCGCATCGTGGTCGACTCCTTCGACGAGATCCATCGCCTTCAGCGAGTAGCAGCTGGACGCCGGCCTGCCGTGCTGGCGAGGATCACTCCAGGCGTGGAGGCGCACACCCACGAGTACGTCAGGACGGGTCAGGAGGACTCGAAGTTCGGCTTCGGGTTGAGCTCCGGTGCGGCCACCGAAGCCGTGGAACGCCTGCGGGCGTCGAGCGCGGTGGAGCTGGTCGGCATACACGCGCACATCGGAAGCCAGGTCTTCGTGGTCGAGTCGTTTGTGAAGGCGGTCGAGGTGCTGGCCGGTTTCTTCATCCCCCTCCGGCTGCCGGAGCTCTGCGTGGGTGGCGGGCTCGGTGTTGCCTACGTCGAGGGCGAGTCGGCGCCGAGCATCACCGAATGGGCGGCCGCCGTCCACACCGCCTGCGATCGGTCCGGCATCCCCCCGAGCACGCGTATCACGGCGGAGCCCGGCCGGGCCGTGGTCGCAGCGGGCGCCCTCACCGTGTACCGAGTCGGCACGATCAAGCCCCTGCCCGGTCTGCGCACATACGTCTCGGTCGACGGCGGCATGAGCGACAACCCGAGGCCCGTGCTGTACGGCAGCGGTTACGAGGCCTTTCTGCCCCGCGCCACCACGGTCGAGCGGGCCCGCACCGTCACGATCGTCGGCAAGCATTGCGAGTCGGGAGACGTGCTCGTCCGGGACGCCAGGGTCCCGGACGATCTCGCTGTCGGTGACCTCCTGGCGACGCCGGTCACCGGTGCCTACGGGCACTCCATGGCATCCAATTACAACAAGGTGCCCCGCCCGCCAGTGGTCTTCGTGGCCGATGGGCAGGCCCGGGTGGTGGTGCGCCGGGAGAGCTGCGCCGACCTCGCCCGGCTCGACGTCTGA